The genomic DNA TTTATATCCCGTTGTTTTATTGAAATTGTTCGAATTGATTAGCTTTCCATCGTTTTTGATTTTCTGCTAGGTATTGCTCAACTGCTATTAATCGATTCACCAGCTCTTCTTTGGACAACTTCAAATACTTCGTTTTTACGGCATCTAAATCTCGTTCAGAAGAGATTCGTCTTGTAGTAGATTCATCCCATTTAGGAGGTGATATGGGCTTTTTACGTACCTGATTGACTTTATAAGTGCGGCTATGCTTTTGATAATACGCATACAATTCATCATTACGTTTAATGGTATTTGGATGAATCCCTTTCCCTTGAGGGTCAACTTGTTTCGAATGCTCCCGAATCGTGTGATAGGTTACTGGAATCTCTTGTTTCACGAGAAAATCAATCGTAGCCATGCCAAGGGAAACAGAACGTTCCTTCCTTTGTTGATGTACTCTATCCAGCCATGGGCGTTTATCGGAATGGATTGCGCTTTGTGATTGGTGCATACTGACGTTCCTCTCTATACTTCTTAATCAAGTTTATCTCTTTCAATTCGATTTTCGCTTGTTTTTCCATTTCCTTGGCTTTCCGTACTTCGACCTCTAATCCTAATTGTTTAAAACGCATCTCCATATCTTTTGATAATTGAATCACCTCTAAAAGATCGTCCTCTTGGTCTGGTTCAGGTACTTTTGCTCGACAGCCCAAACATTGCATTTTAGTCGGACAGACAAAATCTGCCACACATGTCCCACCTAATACTTTGTTGAATACACCTATCTTTTCCACGTAGGTATCTAATTCTTTTTGTAGCTCTTGTGGACTTCTTATATACGCCTCATCAATGTCTACATAGCTTGCAATCACATCATGTAGCTCGCTGACGGATGCTGCAATTTGTGTAGGGGTAGGGGCTGAATAATAGCCTGTTACTTCCAAATCTTTCTGGTGTAGTATTTTTGCAACAATATCAATTGGCATCTTTTGACGTTGAACAGCCTCTGTCGCAAAGGCATGACGCAAAAGGTGTGTTTTGATAGTTACAGACTTTCCGTTTTGTGTTTCAAAAATCAAACCATGAAGAAGGAAACGGATACTACTATGTAGTGCACTTTTTCTAATACTCTTACCAGCATATTGAAAGTAATAGGGTAACGGTTGAGGGAATAGATGCCTTCGTTCATCTCGATATGGAACACTGGGGATTCTATCATCCTTATAATGTTCTCTCAACATCCTTGAGACAGTTTGAATATGCTCCATTGTTTGCTTGCTCAAATAATATTCTTCTAAGGTATCTCTTCCTTTAGGTATGGCTTTATAGGAATAGTGGAGCTTGTTGTTGACTTTTTTTACTTGGATACACTCTTTTGTATTATTGATTTGAAGCAATTCATTAGCCCTTGCACCTGTTGTAGTTAACATATCTATAGCTAATAACCCAAATGTACAAGCTGTATAAAATGGTTCTACATCTATGAGTAAGCCTTCGGCTTTGTCTTTATGTAAAGTAATAAATGTTGATGGGGTTAGGATACCTTTATGCCTAGAATTGAAAGGTGTAGGCTTCGATTCATTCTCACTTTGATACCCCCATAATAATAAAAAATTTAAAATGGTAGAATGTTCTTCTTTGGGTCTACTTTGATACCATATTCCTAACATATGATGTTCAATTAATTCATTGAACCAAAGACCATTTGCCTCCCAATCACTTGCTATTGGTTCTGCACAAATAAATTCAAGGAAATTCGCATTATTATCATTAGAATAAATCCCTTTTCGTTGTGTCGCTAGTTTAATAGTATTTTCTGAAAAATCGGCTTGATGGTTCAGTACAAAGGAAGGTTTATCCCATAAACGGAAATGAAATCTTTCATTAATACGTTCAGGTTCATCATAATAAAATTCTATTGGTAGAGATAATCCTTCACTTTCAACTTTTTTTATTTGTTGATAGAAAGCATCCCTTAACCTTTTCATCTGATTCCAGCGGAAATTTGCCTCACGTATGGTAGGAAGATGAGGGACAATCGCATCGGTCTCATCCTTACGAATAGTTTGAGCCTCTTCAATCGCTAATTTATTGAATGCAAAAACTCTTACATCAAATGAAAAAGGTGACAATACATATTGTTTATAATATTCTTGATCATCAACAGAAAGTTGATTATAAATCCATTTATTCACATTGTATACAGATGCACTATAATAACTATATAACTTTGCTCTTTTGTTATTCGAATCATGCGGTAATACATCTCCTTTTAAATATTGGTACAGATGAATATCTACATCAAACTCTATCATTTTTGTTAAAGAGAATAATGTAAAAATATCTTTGAATCGTGTATGTAAAGTTGATATAGTATTATACGAAGTTATAATATCCTTGTTCCGATCTGTTTCAATCAATAATATTAATAATAAATGATTTTTCCAATCGTACTTTAAACAATTATTGTGAAGATAGGTAAAAGCTCGTTCGTCCATTTTGTCGATTAAAAATTCGCCTCTACTGTTTTGTAGACACATTAATTTTTCATCCATTTGCCCCATCCATTTTTCATACCATTCAGTTAATGGAAATGGTTGTGTCATATCAATCAATTTTATTCCAACCCTTCTAATAACTCTTGTAAATCTTTATCTATTAGTTCAGCATGTATAGGTTTGAACAGTTGTTGTTTTGGTTTTAATTTTTTTGAAGGTTTAAGTTGTTTATTATATGCTTTCTCTCTTCGCTCCATCTGCTCTAACATGTGTTCATGCGCTGCCCGATGTTGCGCTTCATCAAAATGATGTGCATACACATGCATAGTGTCAGGATTTTTCCACTTCATATATTGGATTAATTCATTTTTCCGTTGCTGCACTTCAGCATCATTTTGGGATAACCTATAAATCTCTCGTAATCGAGAAGTGACAAACCAATGCCTTGCTTTATGTGGATTTAAACATAGTTTATTTTCTTTCATTGCTCGGTTCCAGTGATAGTACCAAGCATGATAAGTGAATGGCGTCCCATTGGTGGATAAAAAGAGAGCAGCTTCATCTGGTAATTCATGAAAATCCAAATGATCTTTATCCACGGCCTTTCTTTCAGTTTCAATGTAATGAAATAAGCGTTTCACCGTATCTTTACTAAAGCGTAGAAACTTTATTTTCCGACCATAACTCCCTTTATTAAATGTCATAACTTCTTGATGACTTTTACGCTGTCGATAATCTCCAACCTTTAGTTCGATAATTTCAGAGGCTCTTGCCCCCGTCTCAAATAACATTCTTGCGATAATCATTTCACGTTGTGACCAATGGACGTGTTGTCCAGCTTTATACACTTGATAGGGTAGATGAATGTCATCAATAATTTGTGGTTGCCATTCATCATTGATGATTTTGAAATAGGAATCGGTTACCCTGCGATGAGCCATTGGTTCTTCTGTTCCAGCAATGGAAGCTATTCGAGGTTTGTCATTTCTAACACCTCTTACTTCTTCTTTGTAAGGTTGCAAGATAGCTTGCGTATCAATGAAAGGATTATGATAGGGATATTGATTTAAACAAATCATCGATTTATAAAATGACTTGAGTGCTGATAGAAAACGGCTTATTGTGTTCGGGCTTTTATTGGTTAATTTCACAAAACGAAAGGTATCTTTATCATGAATCTTACAATACATTTTTTCCATTAAATACGCTTCAACAGCTACACGAATTTTCTCTTCAGAATCATTCCATTGCACACGTTGTCCCTGAAAGTTACTACTTGTCTCTAACCATGAAAAAAAGGGAAGTAAGCTATTTAAATAAGATATAGCAGTACTTTTACTCACTCGCCCTAAACAATCATGATAATAATCCGTTAATGGTAAGAATGGTTCCTGCGCTTTAAATACTAATAATTGATATCTGCTTTTAACATGTTTTGGGCAATAGTCATACCAATACAAAATAGGTGCCCCCTCATAAAATAAGAATCTTGCTTACTTGTGGGTAATGCTAAATCAATACATATTTTCCTTATTCTTTAGATTAATGTAATAAAAATAAAAATGTACACCACTAAAAAGTCCTTTTTAGTAATGTACATTTTATAATATGTGTAACATATTAAACAAGTATAGGTGAAATCAATCACCTTGTACCATTACTTGTCCTTAATATTACAGGTTATCCTAAGCTTTTCATACTCTTATTAGTGGGTAACACTCGATTTGAAATCGTCTAATGATGATTGATCCGCATGATAGAAGATAACGTCGCCTTCTTGTAGATTGAAGGTATTACCATAACCATCGACAAAGCTATTCTTAAATCCTTCCATATTCGTCCACTGACTCATATAGTGAGCTTTGTAGTAGGATAGATACGGATTATTAAGATCGCCCTCATTAATCGTTTCTATGTCGAAATTCACGATAATGTATCCATCTTTTAAGAACAATGGATGATTTTCATTCAGCATCCCTACACGTCCTGCTTCTTGAACATTCGCATTCTTTGGCACTACGTATAGTTTAGCGGGCAGACTGTACTCTCCATACCACGTTTGTTCTTTAGTAACGATTTCTTTTGGTGGAACCATCGTATTTGAAGGAACTTGATTTGCTAAAGGTCCTCTATAGGTACGAAGCTTCCAATTTTGAATTTGCCATCCATAAGGTCCTGTTTGCACAGGTTCTTTGGACATATGCTTGACGTAATAACGTGCAAACGCAGTTTCATAATACTGACTAGTAGTTTCCTTTAAGTTAAAACGATCACCAAAATTGTAATAGTGCAGCGCGTTATTTGTAATTTCATTTTTTGGAACGTTTCGCATTGTTTCATTCAACGAAACAGTACGATACGTCTTATCTTTATCAGAGCCGATTTTAACAAAGTAGTTGTTATCATCATGATAATAAAGATCTACAGCTTGACGTTTCTTTCCATCACTTGTTACATGATAAAAGGTCGGTTTAATACGGATAGCATCATTAATACTTTCCATATCACCTTTTGTTTTCATATCAAACTTAAATTTATAACCAGTTTTGACAGCTACGTTTTGGAATCCATTCGGATGGCTACCATGTCGTACTGGTAAAACAAATGGATTTGAATTACCACGTTTTGCTCCATCGATGCCGTTCAATCCAACCCAATATGAATTATTAGTTGGTGTTACGCCATCTCCCTGACGGAAAACAGACTTCCAATTGTAGTCGGAAATATCTGTCACATGGAAATCATATAAACGGCCCACTACATCGACTTGTATAGAATCAATAGCTACGTGAGCAGCTGATAAACTACCTGCTGGTGGAACGTTAAACGCTGGGTTTGGAATCGTAATGTTTGCATGATGCTCAGACCCACCAAAGTCTCCACCTGGTAGTGCATTAATCGCAAACGCTCTAAACTGGATTGTGTATTGTTTTTCAGGCACCCAAACGGGTAAGAAAAACTCAACTGTTTCCATATCAACAGGAACGGAAATCCATGTATTAGCTGGATAAAATGCTTGTTTTGTTGCGGTATACACATCAAACGGGAACATAACTTGTTTCATCTTAATGTATTTTGAGTAATCGCGGTTGCCATAGCCAGGAATATTGCGGTGTTGCCCTCCTGTTGGCAATGACACAGTAAATGGTCTATCTAGTATAAACGCATGTCGATCTTGGTCAGGGTTTGGTGGTGTAGAACGTAACGGCGGCTTAATGCGTTGGTCATGTTCCTTATCGTCAGATGCCCTAGAGTATATTACGACAGGCGTATGTACCGTTACTGGATTCACATCAAACGGGAAATCCTTTGCTGAAGCGGAGCCATCGATTGAGAATACAGGCTCATAAAATACTTTCCCAGTACTTGGTGATTGCCAGTAGTTTGTCTTTAATGGATCTATCAGTAGCCCTCTCGCAGTCATTTGTATCATGCCAGGGGGAGGTACATCTGAAGGTGTTGGACCATCAGTTGTTGCGCGTGTATCATCCATAATCACAGAGCCTTTAAATTCAGCACGATCATTTTCGACTTCATTCTCTCCAATTTCATCTTCTGCAGCTGCTTTAGCCTCGTCTGTAATATCAGGTACACTTGGTTTGGAACTGCCTCCATCGATTGTTTCAGGAGGTAATTCAATATCAGGACATTCAGGCGGAAATACGTGATCTTCCACGTTGTCGCTATGCTTACCATTAGCTGTAACATTCGTCATCGCATCGATGCTTAAAAACTCACCTGGTAGTGCGTAATTCGTAAATTCTGAGTGCGTTAGTTTCCAAATGTTGTACTTAATTATCTCCCAATAAGAAAATGGTCTTTCGATACCACTTACAGCAACCTTTTTGGTTACAGTTTCCTCATGGTCGGTATACGTCACATTCCCTTTTGAATCGGTCTTGGAGGTTGTCCATGTTAGCGTAAACTCTTTAGATGCATTCACATTGTTAAATACCGTTTTACCTTTCTTCTGAACAAAATCTTGCTCGTAAAGGTATTCTTCACTTTGAGCATCTGCTCGTAGATATTCACTTGACGGAATCCCTTGTACTACATCAAATTCACCACTATCGGAACTGATGCTGCCCGACGGAGAAGGTTGAATTAGACTACCTTTTTGTGAGGCACCGTCTCCCTCTAATAGAAATTCAATAGAACAGGCTTCGATAGGTTCAGGGTCTGTTTCCTCTTCTTCATCATCGATGTAACCCTTCCATTGAATCCACATTTTTATTGGGTAGGCAACGTGGTATTTAGGATTATAATTTGGAGGGCCATTATCACCATACTGATCTACAATAGATGGCGTATAATCTATCCCTGTTTCAACTATTATTTCGAGTACATCTATTGTATACATACGTTTACTCTTACCTAAGTAATTATAACCATTACTCTTATCGTCCCATTGTGGATTGGTTCCTTCGATACCTTTTACCTTCGAAGCCGGATATGTGTCATCTGGGTCATTAACATTATGAAAAGTATCTGGCATTGGATATTGACGCAGGTCCAATCGAGCATGGACGTCTTTATTTTTAGGATAAGGATTCTTAACTGTACCCGCATTAGTTGTTTGTACTGGTCCATTCCAGTTCTCAGCTCTAAAATCTCCGTTATCAATTTGCCACCAGTGTACGATAGGATTTATCTCTCTTTTTTCTGTGATAACTTCTATTCTTTTTGCAGATACTGGAGTCGTTCCACCCATATTGAACCAAAAAATAAAAATAGATAAAAAAGAAATAATAAGCATTATTTCTTTTCTATAAACACTCACTATAGTAAGTCAACTCCTTTTATTTACGGTATTTCATAATAATAAACACTTTTATCATCCGCTCTACCTGTAAGGTTTATGCCTGAACGGTTTAATACTCCCTGTGATGCCCAATATCGATATTTTTCACCTTTTTTAAATACATTTTCATGAACATTTTTAGGTGTCGAAATATTAAATTGCTCGCTTTTACCTTTGTCAACTCGCATTGGCGATGCATAGCCTTCTAAAGCACCATCGGCTATACCATTTAAACTGACATCGCGACTTGGGACTAAAGTGTATTCAATAAAAGCTGTATAAAAGTTTTTATTTAATGAAAATGGTTGTGCAACATCATCAAAGAACATATCTTTATAGATTCCTTTTGATTTAGAACCAGTTGTATCTACGAAAATTGCTCTTTCAATTGTCGCTACTCCTTTATTCACATGAGTATGTTGT from Lysinibacillus irui includes the following:
- a CDS encoding site-specific integrase, which codes for MTQPFPLTEWYEKWMGQMDEKLMCLQNSRGEFLIDKMDERAFTYLHNNCLKYDWKNHLLLILLIETDRNKDIITSYNTISTLHTRFKDIFTLFSLTKMIEFDVDIHLYQYLKGDVLPHDSNNKRAKLYSYYSASVYNVNKWIYNQLSVDDQEYYKQYVLSPFSFDVRVFAFNKLAIEEAQTIRKDETDAIVPHLPTIREANFRWNQMKRLRDAFYQQIKKVESEGLSLPIEFYYDEPERINERFHFRLWDKPSFVLNHQADFSENTIKLATQRKGIYSNDNNANFLEFICAEPIASDWEANGLWFNELIEHHMLGIWYQSRPKEEHSTILNFLLLWGYQSENESKPTPFNSRHKGILTPSTFITLHKDKAEGLLIDVEPFYTACTFGLLAIDMLTTTGARANELLQINNTKECIQVKKVNNKLHYSYKAIPKGRDTLEEYYLSKQTMEHIQTVSRMLREHYKDDRIPSVPYRDERRHLFPQPLPYYFQYAGKSIRKSALHSSIRFLLHGLIFETQNGKSVTIKTHLLRHAFATEAVQRQKMPIDIVAKILHQKDLEVTGYYSAPTPTQIAASVSELHDVIASYVDIDEAYIRSPQELQKELDTYVEKIGVFNKVLGGTCVADFVCPTKMQCLGCRAKVPEPDQEDDLLEVIQLSKDMEMRFKQLGLEVEVRKAKEMEKQAKIELKEINLIKKYREERQYAPITKRNPFR
- a CDS encoding tyrosine-type recombinase/integrase, which translates into the protein MYWYDYCPKHVKSRYQLLVFKAQEPFLPLTDYYHDCLGRVSKSTAISYLNSLLPFFSWLETSSNFQGQRVQWNDSEEKIRVAVEAYLMEKMYCKIHDKDTFRFVKLTNKSPNTISRFLSALKSFYKSMICLNQYPYHNPFIDTQAILQPYKEEVRGVRNDKPRIASIAGTEEPMAHRRVTDSYFKIINDEWQPQIIDDIHLPYQVYKAGQHVHWSQREMIIARMLFETGARASEIIELKVGDYRQRKSHQEVMTFNKGSYGRKIKFLRFSKDTVKRLFHYIETERKAVDKDHLDFHELPDEAALFLSTNGTPFTYHAWYYHWNRAMKENKLCLNPHKARHWFVTSRLREIYRLSQNDAEVQQRKNELIQYMKWKNPDTMHVYAHHFDEAQHRAAHEHMLEQMERREKAYNKQLKPSKKLKPKQQLFKPIHAELIDKDLQELLEGLE
- a CDS encoding DUF5704 domain-containing protein, whose protein sequence is MSVYRKEIMLIISFLSIFIFWFNMGGTTPVSAKRIEVITEKREINPIVHWWQIDNGDFRAENWNGPVQTTNAGTVKNPYPKNKDVHARLDLRQYPMPDTFHNVNDPDDTYPASKVKGIEGTNPQWDDKSNGYNYLGKSKRMYTIDVLEIIVETGIDYTPSIVDQYGDNGPPNYNPKYHVAYPIKMWIQWKGYIDDEEEETDPEPIEACSIEFLLEGDGASQKGSLIQPSPSGSISSDSGEFDVVQGIPSSEYLRADAQSEEYLYEQDFVQKKGKTVFNNVNASKEFTLTWTTSKTDSKGNVTYTDHEETVTKKVAVSGIERPFSYWEIIKYNIWKLTHSEFTNYALPGEFLSIDAMTNVTANGKHSDNVEDHVFPPECPDIELPPETIDGGSSKPSVPDITDEAKAAAEDEIGENEVENDRAEFKGSVIMDDTRATTDGPTPSDVPPPGMIQMTARGLLIDPLKTNYWQSPSTGKVFYEPVFSIDGSASAKDFPFDVNPVTVHTPVVIYSRASDDKEHDQRIKPPLRSTPPNPDQDRHAFILDRPFTVSLPTGGQHRNIPGYGNRDYSKYIKMKQVMFPFDVYTATKQAFYPANTWISVPVDMETVEFFLPVWVPEKQYTIQFRAFAINALPGGDFGGSEHHANITIPNPAFNVPPAGSLSAAHVAIDSIQVDVVGRLYDFHVTDISDYNWKSVFRQGDGVTPTNNSYWVGLNGIDGAKRGNSNPFVLPVRHGSHPNGFQNVAVKTGYKFKFDMKTKGDMESINDAIRIKPTFYHVTSDGKKRQAVDLYYHDDNNYFVKIGSDKDKTYRTVSLNETMRNVPKNEITNNALHYYNFGDRFNLKETTSQYYETAFARYYVKHMSKEPVQTGPYGWQIQNWKLRTYRGPLANQVPSNTMVPPKEIVTKEQTWYGEYSLPAKLYVVPKNANVQEAGRVGMLNENHPLFLKDGYIIVNFDIETINEGDLNNPYLSYYKAHYMSQWTNMEGFKNSFVDGYGNTFNLQEGDVIFYHADQSSLDDFKSSVTH